In the Hylaeus volcanicus isolate JK05 chromosome 1, UHH_iyHylVolc1.0_haploid, whole genome shotgun sequence genome, one interval contains:
- the LOC128882504 gene encoding actin-binding protein WASF3 isoform X3 has translation MPLPKRLVEPVLVARGTIPEDFPLPSELEAVTNGTLANTIRQLSSLSRHAEDLFGELAREAHGLSDRANSLQARIDRLAVKVTQLDSNVEEVSLQDIHMRKAFKSSVVFDQQVVSRDTMPTAMMETYHQCDTPPPLDKLNVYREDGKDGLKFYTDPNYFFELWSQEMLKDTEKKLHDRGKKTESEYAEPFREPHRPRNEGGGGGGGRHKKRIRQPHNTRERQRQLAVGHGEYIMPTQGVQYRAPHGIPDESLLGMVMTEPRPPRPNSIELRRSYPPEEQHLYSPPSSDHYRAGNYVAQGYEDSLYGSHYGTSQGQAGSETYQSPGGQSTPSRSASANNTPTRGRSMSTSRDTLPPPPPPPGETMSPPPMNGSIPSHLLNRNGSRSNSPLPSHHSTPTPPNHSTQIGQDETDPAPQDLPPPPPTPDPTPPRPISPPCNIPPPPPPPPPPPVANGPTPPLPLTNGDIAKMIATNPPKLKPLKPLKNMDGQLRKPVNPNIPLVDPRNDLLKAIRDGIKLRKVEKIEQKEVERVNALNDVASILARRVAVEFSDSDSASESECDSEGWGEQETNLA, from the exons ATGCCGCTTCCAAAGCGACTGGTGGAGCCAGTGCTGGTCGCACGCGGCACCATCCCCGAGGACTTCCCGTTGCCGTCAGAGTTAGAGGCTGTGACCAATGGAACCTTGGCCAACACCATCAGGCAGCTGTCCAGTCTGTCGAGGCACGCCGAGGATTTGTTCGGCGAGCTTGCGAGGGAGGCTCATGGATTGAGCGACAGGGCGAACTCCTTGCAAGCCAGGATAGATCGGTTAGCCGTGAAAGTTACTCAACTCGACAGCAACGTGGAGGAAG ttTCGTTACAAGATATACATATGAGGAAAGCGTTCAAGAGTTCAGTGGTGTTCGACCAGCAAGTTGTCTCCAGGGACACCATGCCAACTGCGATGATGGAGACCTACCATCAATGCGACACACCGCCTCCTCTTGATAAACTTAATGTTTACAG GGAGGACGGTAAAGACGGGCTGAAGTTTTACACGGATCCCAATTACTTCTTCGAGCTGTGGAGTCAAGAAATGCTCAAGGAcacagaaaagaaattacacgaTCGGGggaaaaag ACCGAGTCTGAATATGCCGAACCGTTCAGAGAG CCGCATAGGCCTCGGAACGAGGGTGGTGGTGGAGGTGGCGGCAGACACAAGAAGCGTATAAGGCAACCGCATAATACAAGAGAAAGGCAGAGACAGTTAGCCGTCGGTCATGGCGAGTACATTATGCCAACGCAAGGTGTTCAATACAGGGCACCTCACGGTATACCTGACGAATCGTTGCTGGGTATGGTGATGACTGAACCACGGCCACCCAGGCCGAACAGCATCGAACTTAGACGAAGTTATCCGCCCGAGGAGCAACACTTGTACAGTCCACCTTCTTCTGATCATTATAG AGCAGGCAATTACGTGGCCCAGGGTTATGAAGACAGTTTGTACGGCTCACACTATGGCACGAGCCAAGGACAAGCGGGTAGCGAGACGTACCAGAGTCCTGGTGGTCAAAGTACCCCAAGCAGAAGTG CCTCTGCTAACAATACACCAACGCGGGGAAGGTCAATGAGTACGAGCAGGGACACGCTTCCACCACCACCTCCGCCGCCTGGTGAAACTATGTCTCCACCTCCTATGAATG GTTCTATACCATCACACCTATTGAATAGGAATGGAAGTCGTTCAAACAGTCCGTTACCCAGTCATCACTCCACTCCCACACCACCAAATCATTCGACTCAAATCGGACAGGATGAAACCGATCCCGCTCCGCAAGATTTACCGCCACCACCCCCAACTCCTGATCCCACACCGCCCAGACCTATTTCCCCACCTTGTAACATTCCACCCCCTCCACCACCACCTCCGCCACCGCCTGTTGCGAATGGACCCACGCCACCGTTGCCCCTAACCAACGGCGATATTGCTAAAATGATAGCGACTAATCCACCGAAGCTGAAACCCCTGAAACCTTTGAAGAATATGGACGGGCAATTGAGGAAGCCCGTTAATCCAAATATCCCCCTTGTCGATCCACGAAACGATCTACTTAAAGCAATTAGAGACG GTATAAAGTTGCGCAAGGTGGAGAAAATCGAGCAAAAGGAAGTGGAACGCGTGAATGCATTGAACGATGTCGCGTCCATATTAGCACGACGTGTTGCCGTAGAGTTCAGCGACAGCGATTCAGCGTCTGAGAGCGAGTGCGACAGCGAAGGATGGGGCGAGCAGGAGACAAATCTCGCGTGA
- the LOC128882504 gene encoding actin-binding protein WASF3 isoform X2, translating into MPLPKRLVEPVLVARGTIPEDFPLPSELEAVTNGTLANTIRQLSSLSRHAEDLFGELAREAHGLSDRANSLQARIDRLAVKVTQLDSNVEEVSLQDIHMRKAFKSSVVFDQQVVSRDTMPTAMMETYHQCDTPPPLDKLNVYREDGKDGLKFYTDPNYFFELWSQEMLKDTEKKLHDRGKKPHRPRNEGGGGGGGRHKKRIRQPHNTRERQRQLAVGHGEYIMPTQGVQYRAPHGIPDESLLGMVMTEPRPPRPNSIELRRSYPPEEQHLYSPPSSDHYRAGNYVAQGYEDSLYGSHYGTSQGQAGSETYQSPGGQSTPSRSGRSRPSQPPPAPPSNTSSNSTPTVASANNTPTRGRSMSTSRDTLPPPPPPPGETMSPPPMNGSIPSHLLNRNGSRSNSPLPSHHSTPTPPNHSTQIGQDETDPAPQDLPPPPPTPDPTPPRPISPPCNIPPPPPPPPPPPVANGPTPPLPLTNGDIAKMIATNPPKLKPLKPLKNMDGQLRKPVNPNIPLVDPRNDLLKAIRDGIKLRKVEKIEQKEVERVNALNDVASILARRVAVEFSDSDSASESECDSEGWGEQETNLA; encoded by the exons ATGCCGCTTCCAAAGCGACTGGTGGAGCCAGTGCTGGTCGCACGCGGCACCATCCCCGAGGACTTCCCGTTGCCGTCAGAGTTAGAGGCTGTGACCAATGGAACCTTGGCCAACACCATCAGGCAGCTGTCCAGTCTGTCGAGGCACGCCGAGGATTTGTTCGGCGAGCTTGCGAGGGAGGCTCATGGATTGAGCGACAGGGCGAACTCCTTGCAAGCCAGGATAGATCGGTTAGCCGTGAAAGTTACTCAACTCGACAGCAACGTGGAGGAAG ttTCGTTACAAGATATACATATGAGGAAAGCGTTCAAGAGTTCAGTGGTGTTCGACCAGCAAGTTGTCTCCAGGGACACCATGCCAACTGCGATGATGGAGACCTACCATCAATGCGACACACCGCCTCCTCTTGATAAACTTAATGTTTACAG GGAGGACGGTAAAGACGGGCTGAAGTTTTACACGGATCCCAATTACTTCTTCGAGCTGTGGAGTCAAGAAATGCTCAAGGAcacagaaaagaaattacacgaTCGGGggaaaaag CCGCATAGGCCTCGGAACGAGGGTGGTGGTGGAGGTGGCGGCAGACACAAGAAGCGTATAAGGCAACCGCATAATACAAGAGAAAGGCAGAGACAGTTAGCCGTCGGTCATGGCGAGTACATTATGCCAACGCAAGGTGTTCAATACAGGGCACCTCACGGTATACCTGACGAATCGTTGCTGGGTATGGTGATGACTGAACCACGGCCACCCAGGCCGAACAGCATCGAACTTAGACGAAGTTATCCGCCCGAGGAGCAACACTTGTACAGTCCACCTTCTTCTGATCATTATAG AGCAGGCAATTACGTGGCCCAGGGTTATGAAGACAGTTTGTACGGCTCACACTATGGCACGAGCCAAGGACAAGCGGGTAGCGAGACGTACCAGAGTCCTGGTGGTCAAAGTACCCCAAGCAGAAGTGGTAGGTCACGTCCCTCTCAACCACCACCAGCTCCACCAAGTAATACATCTAGCAATTCAACGCCCACTGTAGCCTCTGCTAACAATACACCAACGCGGGGAAGGTCAATGAGTACGAGCAGGGACACGCTTCCACCACCACCTCCGCCGCCTGGTGAAACTATGTCTCCACCTCCTATGAATG GTTCTATACCATCACACCTATTGAATAGGAATGGAAGTCGTTCAAACAGTCCGTTACCCAGTCATCACTCCACTCCCACACCACCAAATCATTCGACTCAAATCGGACAGGATGAAACCGATCCCGCTCCGCAAGATTTACCGCCACCACCCCCAACTCCTGATCCCACACCGCCCAGACCTATTTCCCCACCTTGTAACATTCCACCCCCTCCACCACCACCTCCGCCACCGCCTGTTGCGAATGGACCCACGCCACCGTTGCCCCTAACCAACGGCGATATTGCTAAAATGATAGCGACTAATCCACCGAAGCTGAAACCCCTGAAACCTTTGAAGAATATGGACGGGCAATTGAGGAAGCCCGTTAATCCAAATATCCCCCTTGTCGATCCACGAAACGATCTACTTAAAGCAATTAGAGACG GTATAAAGTTGCGCAAGGTGGAGAAAATCGAGCAAAAGGAAGTGGAACGCGTGAATGCATTGAACGATGTCGCGTCCATATTAGCACGACGTGTTGCCGTAGAGTTCAGCGACAGCGATTCAGCGTCTGAGAGCGAGTGCGACAGCGAAGGATGGGGCGAGCAGGAGACAAATCTCGCGTGA
- the LOC128882504 gene encoding actin-binding protein WASF3 isoform X1, protein MPLPKRLVEPVLVARGTIPEDFPLPSELEAVTNGTLANTIRQLSSLSRHAEDLFGELAREAHGLSDRANSLQARIDRLAVKVTQLDSNVEEVSLQDIHMRKAFKSSVVFDQQVVSRDTMPTAMMETYHQCDTPPPLDKLNVYREDGKDGLKFYTDPNYFFELWSQEMLKDTEKKLHDRGKKTESEYAEPFREPHRPRNEGGGGGGGRHKKRIRQPHNTRERQRQLAVGHGEYIMPTQGVQYRAPHGIPDESLLGMVMTEPRPPRPNSIELRRSYPPEEQHLYSPPSSDHYRAGNYVAQGYEDSLYGSHYGTSQGQAGSETYQSPGGQSTPSRSGRSRPSQPPPAPPSNTSSNSTPTVASANNTPTRGRSMSTSRDTLPPPPPPPGETMSPPPMNGSIPSHLLNRNGSRSNSPLPSHHSTPTPPNHSTQIGQDETDPAPQDLPPPPPTPDPTPPRPISPPCNIPPPPPPPPPPPVANGPTPPLPLTNGDIAKMIATNPPKLKPLKPLKNMDGQLRKPVNPNIPLVDPRNDLLKAIRDGIKLRKVEKIEQKEVERVNALNDVASILARRVAVEFSDSDSASESECDSEGWGEQETNLA, encoded by the exons ATGCCGCTTCCAAAGCGACTGGTGGAGCCAGTGCTGGTCGCACGCGGCACCATCCCCGAGGACTTCCCGTTGCCGTCAGAGTTAGAGGCTGTGACCAATGGAACCTTGGCCAACACCATCAGGCAGCTGTCCAGTCTGTCGAGGCACGCCGAGGATTTGTTCGGCGAGCTTGCGAGGGAGGCTCATGGATTGAGCGACAGGGCGAACTCCTTGCAAGCCAGGATAGATCGGTTAGCCGTGAAAGTTACTCAACTCGACAGCAACGTGGAGGAAG ttTCGTTACAAGATATACATATGAGGAAAGCGTTCAAGAGTTCAGTGGTGTTCGACCAGCAAGTTGTCTCCAGGGACACCATGCCAACTGCGATGATGGAGACCTACCATCAATGCGACACACCGCCTCCTCTTGATAAACTTAATGTTTACAG GGAGGACGGTAAAGACGGGCTGAAGTTTTACACGGATCCCAATTACTTCTTCGAGCTGTGGAGTCAAGAAATGCTCAAGGAcacagaaaagaaattacacgaTCGGGggaaaaag ACCGAGTCTGAATATGCCGAACCGTTCAGAGAG CCGCATAGGCCTCGGAACGAGGGTGGTGGTGGAGGTGGCGGCAGACACAAGAAGCGTATAAGGCAACCGCATAATACAAGAGAAAGGCAGAGACAGTTAGCCGTCGGTCATGGCGAGTACATTATGCCAACGCAAGGTGTTCAATACAGGGCACCTCACGGTATACCTGACGAATCGTTGCTGGGTATGGTGATGACTGAACCACGGCCACCCAGGCCGAACAGCATCGAACTTAGACGAAGTTATCCGCCCGAGGAGCAACACTTGTACAGTCCACCTTCTTCTGATCATTATAG AGCAGGCAATTACGTGGCCCAGGGTTATGAAGACAGTTTGTACGGCTCACACTATGGCACGAGCCAAGGACAAGCGGGTAGCGAGACGTACCAGAGTCCTGGTGGTCAAAGTACCCCAAGCAGAAGTGGTAGGTCACGTCCCTCTCAACCACCACCAGCTCCACCAAGTAATACATCTAGCAATTCAACGCCCACTGTAGCCTCTGCTAACAATACACCAACGCGGGGAAGGTCAATGAGTACGAGCAGGGACACGCTTCCACCACCACCTCCGCCGCCTGGTGAAACTATGTCTCCACCTCCTATGAATG GTTCTATACCATCACACCTATTGAATAGGAATGGAAGTCGTTCAAACAGTCCGTTACCCAGTCATCACTCCACTCCCACACCACCAAATCATTCGACTCAAATCGGACAGGATGAAACCGATCCCGCTCCGCAAGATTTACCGCCACCACCCCCAACTCCTGATCCCACACCGCCCAGACCTATTTCCCCACCTTGTAACATTCCACCCCCTCCACCACCACCTCCGCCACCGCCTGTTGCGAATGGACCCACGCCACCGTTGCCCCTAACCAACGGCGATATTGCTAAAATGATAGCGACTAATCCACCGAAGCTGAAACCCCTGAAACCTTTGAAGAATATGGACGGGCAATTGAGGAAGCCCGTTAATCCAAATATCCCCCTTGTCGATCCACGAAACGATCTACTTAAAGCAATTAGAGACG GTATAAAGTTGCGCAAGGTGGAGAAAATCGAGCAAAAGGAAGTGGAACGCGTGAATGCATTGAACGATGTCGCGTCCATATTAGCACGACGTGTTGCCGTAGAGTTCAGCGACAGCGATTCAGCGTCTGAGAGCGAGTGCGACAGCGAAGGATGGGGCGAGCAGGAGACAAATCTCGCGTGA